Proteins from a genomic interval of Ptychodera flava strain L36383 chromosome 7, AS_Pfla_20210202, whole genome shotgun sequence:
- the LOC139136343 gene encoding monocarboxylate transporter 13-like, which produces MHGRETDQNRTGPDGGWGWLVVGAGFVVKFMGGGLLQSLSPLYIDMKRYFGSSSAETSWVLSIAFAMPFFTSILGAVAAKLFGHRLAVMIGGLLASSGFFISYFATSLVYLYGSIGFLVGTGLGISVTPALTMLAIYFPKKHSLVNGIAFFGSGMGIFVIPPLLQACIDRYGWRGSVLIMSAFCAHSVVSGALLRPLRKAGKAKHEDGDLSQAPPDTQDAIGEQDENKTSKRRFTCSHFMYIAFFTYLRFTILVISFFFVALGMFGGSVHMQARAKVEGVGTLQQTAWLVSIVGIGSIASRVGGAFLVQHRLISATNIYILSILAVGVAFLIPQLADTYGGFVVLSLVMGLGSGVYMSMSAVCTREYIGINNMLIGLATLYVPAGIGFLLGPPLAGWIYDVTGNYDYSFFTMGGFHLLGAFICILGRCITWHRNKKLTGGDKSTSQVDDQAIVDPMHDGFVMKDATSQTFISDFVDDNNTNTNWILDSPFISERHTDN; this is translated from the exons atGCATGGTCGAGAAACTGATCAAAACCGCACAGGACCTGATGGTGGATGGGGATGGTTGGTTGTTGGTGCTGGGTTCGTCGTCAAGTTCATGGGCGGTGGTTTACTACAGTCACTTAGCCCGCTATATATTGATATGAAACGTTACTTTGGATCCAGCTCCGCCGAAACATCATGGGTACTTTCTATCGCATTTGCGATGCCGTTTTTCACAA GTATTTTGGGTGCAGTCGCTGCAAAATTGTTCGGACATCGTCTTGCTGTAATGATCGGTGGATTGTTAGCTTCGTCTGGATTCTTCATCAGTTACTTCGCAACCAGCCTAGTTTACTTGTATGGAAGCATAGGCTTCCTCGTGG gGACTGGACTTGGGATAAGCGTTACCCCAGCTCTGACAATGCTTGCGATATACTTTCCAAAGAAGCACTCACTTGTAAATGGTATTGCATTTTTTGGTAGTGGCATGGGTATATTTGTAATACCTCCCTTGCTTCAGGCCTGCATTGACAGATATGGATGGCGGGGCTCTGTGCTTATAATGTCAGCCTTTTGCGCTCATTCTGTCGTCAGTGGTGCACTACTTCGACCTCTTAGAAAGGCCGGCAAAGCAAAGCATGAGGATGGTGATCTGTCCCAGGCACCTCCTGACACACAAGATGCCATTGGCGAGCAGGACGAGAACAAAACATCTAAGCGAAGGTTTACTTGTTCTCATTTCATGTATATTGCTTTCTTTACCTATTTGAGATTCACGATTCTCGTCATCTCTTTCTTTTTCGTGGCTTTGGGAATGTTCGGCGGATCGGTACATATGCAAGCCCGTGCAAAAGTTGAAGGAGTGGGAACTCTACAGCAAACTGCTTGGCTTGTCTCTATCGTTGGTATTGGGAGCATTGCAAGTAGAGTGGGTGGCGCTTTCCTTGTTCAACATAGATTAATATCGGCCACAAACATATACATCCTTAGCATCCTAGCCGTTGGGGTCGCTTTTCTCATACCTCAACTTGCGGACACCTATGGTGGCTTTGTTGTACTAAGCCTTGTCATGGGATTGGGATCGGGAGTCTACATGTCTATGTCTGCTGTTTGCACGAGAGAATACATCGGGATCAATAACATGCTCATCGGTTTGGCAACTTTGTATGTTCCAGCAGGGATTGGTTTCCTTTTAGGGCCGCCACTGGCAG GATGGATATATGACGTCACCGGTAATTATGACTACTCGTTTTTCACCATGGGTGGCTTTCATTTACTTGGTGCGTTCATTTGCATCCTCGGACGATGTATCACTTGGCACAGGAACAAGAAGCTTACAGGAGGAGATAAATCTACCAGCCAAGTGGATGACCAGGCGATCGTAGATCCAATGCATGATGGTTTTGTGATGAAAGATGCTACTAgtcagacatttatcagtgaTTTTGTTGATGATAATAACACAAACACAAATTGGATTCTAGATTCACCCTTCATCAGTGAGAGGCATACAGATAATTAA